A region of Vitis vinifera cultivar Pinot Noir 40024 chromosome 13, ASM3070453v1 DNA encodes the following proteins:
- the LOC100257064 gene encoding uncharacterized protein LOC100257064, translated as MGFSKEDKSRRVLRGFKTLFFLITMVVSFLLFSAPVLVVIADTLLPCALISASLSPSSLSLETLYSNLSNYDFRYSIIDVPLTSIVRSAVILCVYSFCDGPRLSRGPYLGITTMCSVSSLVFVSLKASYVFSGSSTDQGAIEAALFICSVVLAVAHIFVAYRISCRERRKLLVYKIDIEAVSAYKNGFPRYQKILQEERVK; from the exons ATGGGGTTCTCTAAAGAAGACAAGTCCAGAAGGGTTCTCAGAGGATTCAAGACTCTGTTTTTTCTGATCACCATGGTGGTTTCATTTCTTCTCTTCTCCGCCCCTGTTCTAGTGGTGATCGCCGATACTCTCCTCCCTTGTGCTCTCATCTCCGCCTCTCTCTCCCCTTCGTCCCTTTCCCTCGAGACCCTCTACTCCAATCTCAGCAACTACGATTTCCGGTATTCGATCATAGATGTGCCCCTCACCTCCATTGTCCGCTCAGCTGTGATTCTAT GTGTGTACAGTTTCTGCGATGGGCCTCGCCTGTCGAGAGGGCCGTACCTGGGGATTACAACAATGTGCAGTGTCTCATCTCTGGTGTTCGTTTCGCTGAAAGCCTCGTATGTTTTCAGTGGGTCGAGCACTGATCAAGGTGCCATTGAAGCGGCTCTGTTCATATGCTCGGTGGTGTTGGCCGTGGCCCATATATTTGTGGCTTATAGGATCAGTTGTAGAGAAAGAAGAAAGCTTCTCGTTTACAAGATTGATATCGAAGCT GTATCAGCTTACAAAAATGGGTTCCCTCGCTACCAAAAGATTCTACAAGAAGAGAGAGTGAAGTGA
- the LOC100265724 gene encoding nuclear pore complex protein NUP88, with translation MRYNFDVPEKEEQQPRAPSPATPKEEVQWIPLQNHPIFTTATATATAASTGHPSAHRTARNLMAWDGASRLYFWDSVKKCIHRISIRLGEPDPTSVLADSPSKVLQADVQLNFVVDRISINRNGSALLLAGSDGLCIMYLYGRTSTTDNTIICRSVSIGSQIYFNSNNVIRALQVSWHPSSDTHLGILSSDSVFRIFDLSSDVGLPEQEYYLQPVDPGKSRNAASICPVDFSFGADHLWDRFSVFILFSDGSIYILCPVVPFGSVYKWESILEIYNDAHTFGLKSANSTAVSNSNLAISWLEATFPELAHQATEGGNLSMLKAHPYALFDASLSLQGPLRKVCNGGEEEFLAVRVAECEGRAVSFLYNLVSKDSILVTAWSGGQLQIDALADEIQPVWIAGSPPRVRVDSLDRILGLAMICESIPCELSVVKLDQPPDQTFWLGHPPPLLRLAIIDLALPRNMESGSLISLFVDPLIPERIYSLHDGGIDSIVLHFLPFTSEATGKNETMRTPSVHPVLSTCQAESSSSSPICGFVALSDSFGYSWIVAVTSSQECIVLEMKSLNLLIPVHVDIEKDISLEEPKQIDTPNVISKELLSGPKVVFIPQTSPNLRSVAADSIEGRSTLHQYFKLFHENYVEYAHKVYFELKHHGPHLKRIIDDQLARLGEAQQKLLKVEEKQPTLEERIHHANQMHSFLEERLQSLRNLPGAHKKPLSRAEREFKSELDRFRGVELDALRSSIETLNARSRRYVQSSKGCTSNQQRHISGRKNFVEDAQISQLKSAIAKLSLVNSENAKRVKVVESALKSQERTGD, from the exons ATGAGATACAATTTCGATGTGCCGGAAAAGGAGGAGCAACAGCCGCGAGCTCCGTCTCCGGCGACGCCCAAGGAAGAAGTCCAATGGATTCCTCTTCAGAACCACCCCATCTTCACCACCGCTACCGCCACCGCCACTGCCGCAAGCACCGGTCATCCATCCGCTCACCGGACGGCCAGAAATCTCATGGCCTGGGACGGAGCCTCACGCCTCTACTTCTGGGATTCCGTAAAGAAATGCATTCATCGGATCTCCATTCGCCTGGGAGAACCCGACCCAACCTCGGTTCTCGCAGATTCGCCTTCTAAG GTACTACAAGCAGATGTGCAGCTCAACTTTGTGGTTGATAGAATCTCCATCAATAGGAATGGATCAGCATTACTCCTTGCTGGATCAGATGGTCTTTGTATAATGTACCTCTATGGGCGTACTTCTACAACAGATAATACCATCATTTGCAG GAGTGTTTCAATTGGTTCACAAATTTATTTCAACAGCAACAATGTCATCCGCGCATTACAAGTTTCATGGCACCCTTCCAGTGACACTCATCTGGGAATCCTTTCTTCTGATTCAGTTTTCAG AATCTTTGATTTGTCTTCAGATGTTGGGCTGCCAGAGCAGGAATATTATTTACAACCTGTGGACCCTGGTAAATCTCGAAATGCTGCATCAATCTGCcctgttgatttttcttttgggGCTGACCATTTGTGGGACAGATTTAGT gtttttattttattcagtGATGGTTCAATCTACATCCTTTGTCCAGTTGTTCCTTTTGGAAG TGTCTACAAGTGGGAATCaatattagaaatatataaTGATGCGCACACATTTGGGCTTAAATCAGCCAATTCAACTGCTGTTAGTAATTCTAATCTGGCAATATCTTGGTTGGAAGCAACATTTCCTGAACTAGCTCATCAAGCAACGGAAGGGGGAAATTTATCTATGCTAAAAGCTCACCCTTATGCTTTATTTGATGCATCACTTTCATTGCAG GGCCCTCTACGTAAAGTATGCAATGGTGGGGAGGAAGAATTTTTGGCAGTTAGGGTTGCAGAATGTGAGGGTCGAGCAGTAAGCTTTCTGTACAATTTGGTCAGCAAAGACTCAATTCTGGTGACAGCCTGGAGTGGTGGGCAATTGCAAATAGATGCTCTAGCTGACGAGATTCAGCCAGTCTGGATTGCAGGTAGCCCACCCCGTGTTCGTGTTGATTCCCTTGACCGTATCCTTGGTCTTGCTATGATTTGTGAATCAATCCCATGTGAGCTTTCTGTTGTGAAGCTTGACCAGCCACCTGATCAGACTTTTTGGTTGGGCCATCCGCCACCATTGCTGAGACTGGCTATTATTGATTTGGCTTTGCCAAGAAACATGGAAAGCGGTtctcttatttcattatttgtgGATCCCCTTATTCCAGAGAGAATTTATTCCCTTCATGATGGAGGGATTGATTCAATAGTACTGCATTTTCTCCCATTTACAAGTGAGGCTACTGGCAAGAATGAGACCATGAGAACTCCCTCTGTTCATCCTGTTCTAAGTACATGCCAAGCCGAATCTTCCTCATCGTCTCCTATTTGTGGTTTTGTGGCGTTATCAGATTCATTTGGATATTCATGGATTGTGGCTGTCACCTCCAGTCAAGAATGTATCGTGCTAGAAATGAAATCTTTGAATTTATTGATTCCTGTTCATGTTGATATAGAGAAAGACATTAGCTTGGAAGAACCAAAACAGATAGATACACCAAATGTTATAAGCAAAGAACTCCTTAGTGGTCCTAAGGTGGTTTTTATTCCTCAGACATCACCAAATCTGCGTTCTGTTGCTGCTGATTCTATTGAAGGTCGATCAACTCTTCATCAGTATTTCAAGCTTTTCCACGAAAATTATGTGGAATACGCACATAAG GTGTACTTTGAGCTCAAGCATCATGGTCCTCACCTGAAGAGAATCATTGATGACCAGCTTGCTCGATTAGGTGAAGCACAACAGAAACTTTTGAAAGTCGAGGAGAAACAACCAACATTAGAGGAAAGGATCCATCATGCAAATCAGATGCACAGTTTTCTAGAAGAGCGCTTGCAAAGCCTAAGAAACTTGCCTGGGGCTCACAAGAAACCATTGTCTAGAGCAGAGCGCGAGTTTAAGTCCGAACTTG ACAGATTTAGAGGAGTTGAGTTGGACGCTTTGCGGTCTTCCATCGAAACTTTAAATGCAAGGTCGAGAAGGTATGTGCAATCTTCAAAAGGCTGTACCTCAAACCAACAAAGGCATATATCAGGAAGGAAGAATTTTGTTGAAGATGCTCAAATCTCCCAGCTGAAATCTGCCATTGCAAAACTTTCACTCGTCAACAGTGAAAATGCAAAAAGGGTTAAGGTTGTCGAATCAGCATTAAAAAGCCAGGAAAGAACAGGTGATTAA
- the LOC100258692 gene encoding 3beta,22alpha-dihydroxysteroid 3-dehydrogenase, which produces MDWSLAVTIGAALLAIFFLFLRLTRPRGHRLPPGNLGLPLVGETLQLISAYKSANPEPFIDERVTRYGPLFTTHVFGEPTVFSADPETNRYILQNEGKLFECSYPGSISNLLGRHSLLLMKGNLHKKMHSLTMSFGNSSIIKDHLLLDIDRLIRFNMDSWTSRILLMEEAKKITFDLTVKQLMSFDPGEWTESLRKEYVLVIEGFFTVPFPLFSATYRRAIQARTKVAEALNLVVRERRKAKEEGEEEKKNDMLAALLDSGDNFSDEQIVDFILALLVAGYETTSTIMTLAIKFLTETPLALAQLREEHDEIRARISDPNVLEWSDYKSMPFTQCVVNETLRVANIIGGIFRRVTTDIHVKGYTIPKGWKVFASFRAVHLDHEYFKDARTFNPWRWQNNSGPTVPGSGVNVFTPFGGGPRLCPGYELARVVLSVFLHRMVTRYSWAPAEEDKLVFFPTTRTQKRYPINVERRKVSSAAEKGEG; this is translated from the exons ATGGACTGGTCTCTGGCCGTTACCATCGGTGCGGCTCTCCTCGCCATCTTCTTCTTGTTCCTGCGCCTCACTCGCCCCAGGGGCCACCGCCTGCCTCCGGGCAACCTGGGGCTCCCCCTGGTGGGCGAGACTCTGCAGCTCATCTCCGCCTACAAGTCGGCCAACCCTGAACCCTTCATCGACGAGAGGGTGACTCGGTACGGGCCCTTGTTCACCACCCATGTGTTCGGCGAGCCCACGGTGTTCTCGGCGGACCCGGAGACGAATCGGTACATATTGCAGAACGAGGGGAAGCTGTTCGAGTGCAGCTACCCTGGCTCCATCTCCAACTTGCTTGGAAGGCATTCCCTGTTGTTAATGAAGGGTAATCTCCACAAAAAAATGCATTCCCTCACCATGAGTTTCGGTAATTCTTCCATCATCAAGGACCACTTGCTGCTCGACATCGACCGCTTGATCCGCTTCAACATGGACTCATGGACCAGCCGGATCTTACTTATGGAAGAGGCCAAGAAG ATAACATTCGATTTGACAGTGAAGCAGCTGATGAGCTTTGATCCAGGGGAGTGGACTGAGTCTCTGAGAAAAGAATATGTGCTTGTGATTGAAGGCTTCTTTACCGTCCCTTTCCCTCTCTTCTCCGCCACCTACCGCAGAGCCATCCAA GCAAGGACGAAGGTAGCAGAGGCACTGAACTTGGTAGTGAGGGAAAGGAGGAAAGCCAAGGAAGAAGGagaagaggagaagaagaaCGACATGCTGGCCGCCCTCCTCGACAGCGGCGATAACTTCTCCGACGAGCAGATCGTGGATTTCATCCTGGCCCTGCTGGTGGCTGGCTACGAGACCACCTCCACCATCATGACCCTCGCGATCAAGTTCCTCACAGAGACCCCTCTCGCCTTGGCTCAGCTCAGG GAGGAGCATGACGAGATTAGGGCAAGGATAAGTGACCCTAATGTTCTGGAATGGAGTGATTATAAATCCATGCCTTTCACTCAATGT GTTGTGAATGAGACTTTGAGGGTGGCAAACATAATAGGTGGGATTTTCAGGCGAGTAACCACTGACATCCATGTCAAAG GTTACACAATTCCTAAGGGATGGAAGGTGTTTGCATCATTTCGAGCTGTACACCTGGACCATGAATACTTCAAGGATGCTCGTACTTTTAATCCCTGGAGATGGCAG AATAATTCTGGACCCACGGTTCCAGGGAGTGGTGTGAATGTGTTCACACCATTTGGAGGAGGGCCGCGCCTGTGCCCTGGCTATGAGCTTGCAAGGGTGGTGCTCTCGGTTTTCCTTCACCGCATGGTCACTCGATACAG CTGGGCTCCTGCAGAGGAGGATAAGTTGGTGTTCTTTCCAACCACTAGGACTCAGAAGCGATACCCCATCAATGTGGAGAGGCGAAAAGTGTCATCCGCCGCAGAAAAAGGTGAGGGATGA